The following are from one region of the Eubacterium sp. MSJ-33 genome:
- a CDS encoding Dabb family protein, with product MVKHIILWTLKETDADEKAKILANMKEHLEGLTGKVPGLLEVHVRINPLASSNAEVMLDTTLENEEMLKGYQKHPAHVEVANTYVRPYTDVRMCMDYEL from the coding sequence ATGGTAAAACATATTATTTTATGGACATTGAAAGAGACAGATGCAGACGAAAAAGCGAAGATTCTTGCGAACATGAAGGAACATCTGGAAGGATTGACCGGAAAAGTGCCGGGACTTCTGGAAGTACATGTAAGAATTAACCCGCTTGCATCTTCGAATGCAGAGGTAATGCTTGATACAACGCTGGAGAATGAAGAGATGCTGAAAGGTTATCAGAAGCATCCGGCACATGTGGAAGTTGCAAATACTTATGTGCGTCCATATACAGACGTGCGTATGTGCATGGACTATGAACTGTAG